One genomic region from Candida albicans SC5314 chromosome 6, complete sequence encodes:
- a CDS encoding uncharacterized protein (Ortholog of S. pombe SPCC550.08, an N-acetyltransferase; transcript induced during growth in the mouse cecum): MSTTTTRSGTKSKPVKRNSYLSNLRHLTNKDVTKAAYTLLEAFAEDDLAKMLVCHIEDKAERQLCELTLYEAYIRQHIAKGIVIGQGETETGFETVSIWSHPKSEEEGLDSYTNLMEAGYGKVWNVYGEEGRKKVFYGMLPLLHDSCERIINSDSRFKNKNVYTLVYVGSSKQGKGKGNLRKLFEYMFETYIDNDENSIAYLESSSPANIPIYNRFGFHVTEDIVLGEKCEGAIRGRDYAVMNVMIRGTKGHDWTKDENTFNSKGKL, translated from the coding sequence atgtcaactacaactactCGTTCAGGAACCAAATCAAAGCCGGTTAAACGCAATtcatatttatcaaatctTCGTCATTTGACTAACAAAGATGTAACCAAAGCAGCTTATACATTGTTAGAAGCATTTGCTGAAGACGATTTGGCTAAAATGTTGGTTTGTCATATAGAAGATAAAGCTGAACGTCAATTATGTGAACTTACTTTATATGAAGCTTATATTAGACAACACATTGCCAAAGGTATTGTCATTGGTCAAGGTGAAACTGAAACTGGATTTGAAACTGTATCGATATGGTCACACCCTAAATcggaagaagaaggattAGATTCGTACACAAATTTAATGGAGGCTGGATACGGTAAAGTTTGGAATGTTTATGGTGAAGAAGGAAGGAAAAAAGTGTTTTACGGAATGTTACCACTTTTACATGATCTGTGTGAACGAATTATTAACAGTGATTCTCgattcaaaaataaaaacgTCTATACATTGGTTTATGTTGGCTCTTCTAAACAAGGTAAAGGTAAAGGGAATTTAAggaaattatttgaatatatGTTTGAAAcatatattgataatgatgaaaacAGTATCGCATATTTGGAGAGTAGTTCCCCAGCAAATATCCCAATTTATAACAGATTTGGTTTCCATGTTACTGAAGATATAGTTTTAGGAGAAAAATGTGAAGGTGCTATTAGAGGTAGAGATTATGCTGTGATGAATGTTATGATCCGAGGTACTAAAGGACATGATTGGACAAAAGATGAAAACACTTTTAATTCTAAAGGGAAAttataa
- a CDS encoding NAD(+) diphosphatase (Ortholog(s) have NAD+ diphosphatase activity, role in NADH metabolic process and peroxisome localization), which produces MIRSITRIMSHSIHSSVKDIQKDMYFGTEVLNRVSFLREDPEFIQSSLFHPSTRFIFYYKQQPLIHKNFDNKLCVLTNGSNQAVIDNVDNGKLGYSGKKAIIQSGLIDNIPQWQEILTNWYNDNKNHDKNLRAKGKPIFLFMGLLDESVGLNLQSLKFAADTKEETYLDHQGRYQGIAYYAVDLSSAKELTENLINFVNDSINKLHDNPNGTPDSNGIFFTHSRKHYLGFEQKEASLYSQGAMLFSWLNTNKFCPGCGEPTIPIYAGGKLFCTNEKKHSEEDDDRYACPVKSARVSNASFPRTDMAVISVITNEDRSKILLSLNKRYAIARMYTCTAGFMEPSETIEVATRREIWEETGVTCDEINIIMTQPWPFPQNLMIGCRGIVEFNGKNEIIHLGHDNELEDARWFDTSFVRKLVYPDEVTADEKDSFNPENIIIPMPESIAFSLIKLVVDEAKNQHKL; this is translated from the coding sequence ATGATTAGAAGTATAACTAGAATCATGTCACATTCAATTCATAGTTCTGTAAAAGATATTCAAAAGGACATGTATTTCGGTACAGAAGTTTTAAATCGAGTATCATTTTTACGTGAAGATCCCGaatttattcaatcaaGTTTATTTCATCCATCAACtagatttatattttattataaacaacaaccttTAATtcataaaaattttgataacaAATTATGTGTTTTAACTAATGGTTCAAATCAAGCGGTTATTGATAATGTAGATAATGGGAAATTAGGATATTCAGGTAAAAAAGCCATTATTCAATCaggattaattgataatatacCTCAATGGCAAGAAATTTTAACCAATTGgtataatgataataaaaatcatGATAAAAATTTACGTGCCAAGGGGAAACcgatttttttatttatggGATTATTAGATGAATCAGTAGGATTGAATTTAcaatcattaaaatttgCTGCTGATactaaagaagaaacttATCTTGATCATCAAGGAAGATATCAAGGTATTGCTTATTATGCCGTTGATTTATCATCAGCTAAAGAATTGACAgaaaatttaatcaattttgttaatgattcaattaataaattgcaTGATAATCCTAATGGAACCCCTGATTCTAATGGGATATTTTTCACTCATTCACGTAAACATTATCTTGgatttgaacaaaaagaagCAAGTTTATATTCTCAAGGAGCAATGTTATTTTCTTGGTTGAatacaaataaattttGTCCTGGTTGTGGTGAACCAACTATTCCAATTTATGCCGGGGGGAAATTATTTTGTaccaatgaaaaaaaacattctgaagaagatgatgatcGTTATGCTTGTCCAGTGAAAAGTGCCAGAGTTTCCAATGCATCGTTCCCACGTACTGATATGGCAGTAATATCCGTTATCACTAATGAAGATAGATCGAAAATCTTATTGTCTTTAAACAAGAGATATGCTATTGCAAGAATGTATACTTGTACAGCTGGGTTTATGGAACCTTCAGAAACAATTGAAGTGGCTACCAGAAGAGAGATTTGGGAAGAGACTGGGGTTACTTgtgatgaaattaatataataatgacTCAACCATGGCCATTCCCACAAAATCTTATGATTGGTTGTCGAGGCATAGTCGAGTTTAATgggaaaaatgaaataatcCATTTAGGTcatgataatgaattagaAGATGCTAGATGGTTTGATACTAGTTTTGTTAGAAAATTAGTTTATCCTGATGAAGTGACAGCAGATGAAAAGGATAGTTTTAATCctgaaaatataattatccCCATGCCGGAATCAATAGCATTTCTGTTGATTAAATTGGTAGTTGATGAAGCTAAAAATCAACATAAATTGTAA
- a CDS encoding uncharacterized protein (Ortholog(s) have ribosome binding activity and role in mitochondrial respiratory chain complex III assembly, positive regulation of mitochondrial translation) translates to MLRTTSKLTYPSVRFLYQTSKVTFQQRQSFLDKYRTDQESIEAPTKLASESTLPVIEQDLKIKPRQPKTKAPFLSEDEDKKIELPNWKEKIGQFVVSTFGVDMDKSRSGPVAGGIYFSECKRQALVYPNEPMSDTAKFYYETLRLPKSFSQQVQITILHYWILSVRMRALPFKYSKEYQQKLVDRIFNDLDYRMSTELGIKSNRTIEGYLKDYHTQLLGCVLSYDEGLMTDDITLASALWRNVFNANENVDMRHVEALLVYVRSQLYVLNKMTDRAFGFGKFKFVPPDQVVEPISLEQEELIKQKTKEEFAKMTLPSQQSVLSMDE, encoded by the coding sequence CATTTCAACAAAGACAGTCATTCTTGGACAAATACAGAACAGATcaagaatcaattgaagCACCAACAAAATTAGCATCTGAATCCACGTTACCAGTTATCGaacaagatttgaaaatcaaacCACGTCAACCTAAAACTAAAGCACCTTTTTTAtcagaagatgaagataaaaaaattgaattgccaaattggaaagaaaaaattggacaatttgttgtttctaCATTTGGAGTCGATATGGATAAATCTAGAAGTGGTCCAGTAGCTGGTGGTATATATTTTTCTGAATGTAAAAGACAAGCATTAGTTTATCCTAATGAACCTATGAGTGATACCGccaaattttattatgaAACTTTGAGATTACCTAAATCTTTTTCACAACAAGTACAAATAACTATATTACACTATTGGATTTTATCAGTAAGAATGAGAGCATTACCGTTTAAATATAGTAAAgaatatcaacaaaaattagtTGATAGAATATTCAATGATTTGGATTACAGAATGAGTACTGAATTAGGTATCAAATCCAACAGAACTATAGAAGGATATTTAAAAGATTATCATACTCAATTATTAGGTTGTGTTTTAAGTTATGATGAAGGATTAATGACCGATGATATCACTTTAGCTTCAGCTTTATGGAGAAATGTGTTTAATGCCAATGAGAATGTTGACATGAGACACGTGGAGGCTTTGCTTGTTTATGTTAGATCACAATTGTATGTGTTGAATAAGATGACCGACAGAGCTTTTGGATTTGGTAAATTCAAGTTTGTGCCTCCTGATCAAGTGGTTGAACCTATCTCTCttgaacaagaagaattaattaaacaaaaaacaaaagaagaatttgcCAAAATGACATTACCATCTCAACAAAGTGTTTTATCTATGGATGAATAG
- the PRP45 gene encoding mRNA splicing protein (Protein required for pre-mRNA splicing; Spider biofilm induced), with amino-acid sequence MASCNLLVIQTTSIIMFSSLLSRPVNSSYDPSYHFSPVTREIKNDPTSNGVVSTTKNATPLAPSKYDTTIPLKKRYPNLVHNFPKPELDENVILETKKIIDSILNPSDEPTNDINYIKYENPNPNPNPNPNPNQEQQQQSSSSSSKIIQIKQFQEDPMLPPKFKLRKNRHERIIEDVTFVKDLKTKKLTKEDREFWNIPAAVSNWKNSQGFTIGLDKRMIGREHVPIEMNIEKFNDLSTALSDADLQAREDLKQRNEIRQQKQLQEKRLRDEKIKEIANRSKRRRY; translated from the coding sequence ATGGCATCTTGTAATCTTCTAGTCATACAAACCACATCCATAATTATGTTTAGTTCACTACTATCAAGGCCAGTCAATAGTTCCTACGATCCGTCTTATCATTTTTCTCCTGTTACTAGAGAGATTAAAAATGACCCCACATCAAATGGAGTTGTCTCAACCACAAAGAATGCAACACCTCTTGCCCCATCAAAATATGATACAACTATCCCTTTAAAAAAACGATATCCTAATCTAGTACATAATTTCCCCAAACCAGAATTAGATGAGAATGTAATACTAGAgactaaaaaaatcattgattcCATATTGAATCCCTCTGATGAGCCAACTAATGATATTAATTATATCAAATATGAAAatccaaatccaaatccaaatccaaatccaaatccaaatcaagaacaacaacaacaactgctgctgctgctgctgaaaataattcaaatcaaacaatttcaaGAAGATCCAATGCTTCCaccaaaattcaaattacgTAAGAATCGACATGAAAGGATCATTGAAGATGTTACATTTGTTAAAGATCTCAAAACGAAAAAATTAACTAAAGAAGATCGAGAATTTTGGAATATACCAGCAGCAGTatcaaattggaaaaattctCAAGGTTTTACTATTGGATTAGATAAAAGAATGATTGGGAGAGAACATGTACCTATAGAAAtgaatattgaaaaatttaatgatttatcaacAGCATTATCTGATGCTGATTTACAAGCTAGAGAAGATCTTAAACAACGGAATGAAATTCGTCAACAGaaacaattacaagaaaaaagattacgtgatgaaaaaattaaagaaattgctAATCGTTCTAAAAGAAGAcgatattaa
- a CDS encoding phosphatidylglycerol phospholipase (Putative phosphatidyl glycerol phospholipase C; Plc1-regulated; flow model biofilm induced; Spider biofilm induced) has product MSTSSIIPKVAYQSLNRMTSTISPVIVGHRGFKSKYPENTFLGFDKCFEAGGTVIETDLWLTKDNEIVISHDQYTKRVFVDSDGNPTNYNITETPYDPILKHLKTIEGGYPLFTFKELLQWFKKYIDTTQSNDHKLQLDIKRFNPTKITKFIVQDLLTVHDDISWWYHRIQFGIWDLNFLKYLNQSDYFQDKFGKVNKFGYDQFDIFNISVNWRDSIHYINYNFYLDESSPVDRVKIKLTGVSLIYISTWSVGFLTKFVPLLRIQNLKLYSWTVNNKLQYSYLNKVGKLANLVEYGVISDYPDVMAKYKQEDESLTETESGEMSPLIKSESKDYYNEDGDLSIDLTLQQKFYHWIFVQFNSLVGKRVTIDEQHFATKVDENQVRSININPFFQWMFQKLQKYGVF; this is encoded by the coding sequence ATGTCAACTTCATCTATAATACCTAAAGTAGCCTATCAACTGTTAAATAGAATGACTTCTACCATATCACCAGTGATTGTTGGTCATAGAGGTTTCAAAAGTAAATATCCAGAAAATACATTTTTAGGATTTGATAAATGTTTTGAAGCTGGCGGTACTGTCATTGAAACTGACTTATGGTTAACTAAAGATAATGAGATTGTTATTAGTCATGATCAATATACAAAAAGAgtatttgttgattctgATGGCAATCCCACTAATTATAACATAACTGAAACCCCTTATGAtccaattttgaaacatttgaaaacaattgaagGTGGTTATCCTTTATTTACTTTTAAAGAACTTTTACAATGgtttaaaaaatatattgataCAACTCAAAGTAATGATCATAAATTGCAACTTGATATTAAACGATTTAATCCTACTAAAATCacaaaatttattgttCAAGATTTACTTACTGTTCATGATGATATTAGTTGGTGGTATCAtagaattcaatttggaatttgggatttaaattttttgaaatatttgaatcaaaGTGATTATTTCCAAGATAAATTTGGTaaagttaataaatttggttatgatcaatttgatatttttaatattagtGTTAATTGGAGagattcaattcattatatCAACTACAATTTCTATTTGGATGAATCATCACCAGTTGATAGAGtgaaaattaaattgacaggagtttcattgatttatataaGTACGTGGTCAGTGGGGTTCCTTACTAAATTTGTGCCATTATTACgtattcaaaatttaaaattatattcATGGAcagttaataataaattacaatattcatatttaaataaagtTGGTAAATTGGCTAATTTGGTTGAATATGGGGTTATTTCCGATTATCCTGATGTTATGGCTaaatataaacaagaaGACGAATCATTAACGGAAACAGAATCGGGTGAAATGTCTccattaattaaatctGAAAGTAAAGATTATTACAATGAAGATGGTGATTTATCTATTGATTTAACtttacaacaaaaattttatcattggatatttgttcaatttaatCTGTTGGTAGGTAAAAGAGTTACTATTGATGAACAACATTTTGCAACCaaagttgatgaaaatCAAGTAAGActgataaatataaatccATTTTTCCAATGGatgtttcaaaaattacaaaaatatgGTGTTTTTTAA
- a CDS encoding uncharacterized protein (Ortholog(s) have role in chromatin silencing at telomere, negative regulation of transcription from RNA polymerase II promoter by pheromones and CHRAC localization) has product MVLYKRKQVKIIPPDDLPEDLTTQVWFIPETKEWFLSYSDYIKRMDYLKTRNFVCEITGNSCLTYFEALKSEEQEIREVEKNFPEALKEHILRFLQFNRISRLDMLVDNVYQVFKNDYFPGETVFLRGIDNNNNVSNNSTNNKEHLTKQRGTIREKVQYGQDQPTKYLVVRLNDNHQAIVTEQNISRDRNHFTKWLIKTFIKLTMSRSYKVGAPWVVKTKYAKKYSIPTTYPDDLKQFADTTPTGDIVFIQPKKKRGPQPKITETPPKPPKPPKELKKPKKIAIKAERKQPTPAPTKPIVPIAPAAPPAVVVPFKKKFPTHYIPDAIMKEYEEEEAKGTPSFGLSQFQPTKKNIVEDLELKFDLQNSKPLPKILSLPENAKYWNQQIIEEEKEKEKETEGEIDEIERERERLSCYRLPSISEALQSWIFLNVYHNILNIDTFTFDDFVFAMGWNADQFSEDGRCELLDEIWCAVLSAIVSNELPTNKEAKDYKERDEIYGLTITLPEKDEINEDSENDSEEDEDEDEKEEDEKIKQEKQPQQDEKQNNIKDNESNSDQVSSSKPKGDDSEDHGSESESEEKQLDIDTEQSDSEENDKESNTDKPVVTHNAYECMNHRGTSWDERLRKRNFKDGNWQCILLGVLSLVEHVPQYETTINKIYHKLAPKDKPATALSVKATALSVRNQFYDELDIELKFKALNILIDLVISSPLVRNHIDSCLENSTSLRRNRLDNLKEYKIVLESAQKAHQYITTKLATTKNVSQLDQSSPEQQQQSQQQQPQQTEQISEIKKGLDLNKLELSESERLLAEQDNEFKEQCNIRKDAIIKLNQLKEAKREIEQKLTELDCQRMKLLGKDRLYNRYWWFENNGLPNLHSGGNNNDEDDDDDENNDNNKKDEGENENENEDKGENVDSDNENEEVDDDVHDETYLMGRLWVQGPSNNDIAIHFKTDLKDAQEFSNKIDKIRLENDGQELDNGKVNEENNNNTTTTNGNTNNNSNSSSNSSSNNKVKKLNFSKLPSQLITTVRDSFALDIKEKEIFTQSGEKLIDEEGSFMVPLAKLSNLQRKCIEEFPDPLMTGSDWRYYDKPEDITKLISWLNPWGKRESLLRKELSLVKEAIISSMEARRKALWIDQTPPEELEISDNIKKLKTKLFGGSGDDNENENHLKDKTDAAEEDDDVILTSSAKRARRSTGSRKRQKVVTVQDALEFGEPEDINKMIKELEKELIEKKDNREINRVLEWVNSRALDLFEKSLYEGGDKQKSNKSKQKKK; this is encoded by the coding sequence ATGGTTTTATACAAACGTAAACAAGTCAAAATCATTCCACCAGATGATCTACCAGAAGATTTAACTACTCAAGTTTGGTTTATACCGGAAACTAAAGAATGGTTTCTACTGTATAGTGATTATATCAAAAGAAtggattatttgaaaactaGAAATTTTGTATGTGAAATTACTGGTAATAGTTGTTTAACTTATTTTGAAGCTTTAAAAAgtgaagaacaagaaattagagaagttgaaaaaaatttcccTGAAGCATTAAAGGAACATATTTTACGATTTTTACAATTCAATCGAATTTCAAGATTAGATATGTTAGTCGATAATGTTTAtcaagttttcaaaaatgattATTTCCCCGGTGAAACTGTTTTCCTTCGTggaattgataataataataatgttaGTAATAACAGtaccaataataaagaaCATTTAACGAAACAACGAGGAACAATTAGAGAGAAAGTTCAATATGGACAAGATCAACCTACTAAATACCTTGTGGTCAGATTAAATGATAATCATCAAGCTATTGTTACAGAACAAAACATATCAAGAGATAGAAATCATTTCACCAAATGGTTAATTAaaacatttattaaattaacCATGTCTAGATCATATAAAGTGGGTGCTCCATGGGTTGTTAAAACAAAGTATGCCAAAAAATATAGTATCCCCACCACTTATCCTGATGATCTTAAACAATTTGCTGATACTACACCTACGGGAgatattgttttcattcaaCCTAAAAAGAAGCGTGGACCTCAACCGAAAATAACTGAAACTCCTCCCAAACCTCCTAAACCACCAAAAGAACTTAAAAAACCCAAGAAAATTGCTATTAAAGCCGAACGTAAACAACCTACGCCAGCACCTACTAAACCAATTGTACCAATTGCCCCTGCTGCACCACCGGCTGTGGTTGTTCcttttaaaaagaaattccCTACTCATTATATTCCTGATGCTATAATGAAAGAAtatgaagaagaggaagcTAAAGGGACCCCATCATTTGGATTATCACAATTTCAACcgacaaagaaaaatattgttgaagatttagaattaaaatttgaCTTACAAAATTCTAAACCACTTCctaaaatattatcattaccGGAAAATGCTAAATATTGgaatcaacaaataatcgaagaagaaaaagaaaaagaaaaagaaacggaaggagaaattgatgaaattgaacgagaaagagaaagattATCTTGTTATAGATTACCTTCTATTCTGGAAGCATTACAATCGTGGATATTTCTTAATGTTTATCATaatatattgaatattGATACATTTacatttgatgattttgtgTTTGCTATGGGATGGAATGCTGATCAATTTTCTGAAGATGGTCGATGTGAATTATTAGATGAAATTTGGTGTGCTGTTTTAAGTGCAATAGTATCTAATGAATTACCCACTAATAAAGAAGCCAAAGATTATAAAGAAAGAGATGAAATCTATGGGTTGACTATAACTTTACCCGAAAAGgatgaaatcaatgaagATAGTGAAAACGACAGTGAAGaggatgaagatgaagatgaaaaggAAGAGGacgaaaaaattaaacaggaaaaacaaccacaacagGACGagaaacaaaacaacaTAAAAGATAATGAATCTAATTCAGATCAAGTATCATCATCCAAACCAAAAGGAGATGATTCAGAAGATCATGGTTCTGAAAGTGAACTGgaagaaaaacaattggatATTGATACTGAACAAAGTGATtctgaagaaaatgataaagAGTCCAATACCGACAAACCGGTTGTTACTCACAATGCTTATGAATGTATGAATCATAGAGGTACCTCATGGGATGAACGTTTACGTAAACGTAATTTTAAAGATGGTAATTGGCAATGTATACTATTAGGTGTATTGTCATTAGTGGAACATGTACCTCAATATGAAACaactataaataaaatttatcataAATTGGCACCTAAAGATAAACCAGCAACGGCATTATCAGTAAAAGCAACGGCATTATCAGtaagaaatcaattttatgaTGAActtgatattgaattgaaatttaaggcattgaatattttgattgatttggtCATTAGTAGTCCTTTGGTAAGAAATCATATTGATAGTTGTCTTGAAAATCTGACACTGTTAAGAAGAAACAGATTAgataatttaaaagaataCAAAATTGTGTTGGAACTGGCTCAAAAGGCCCATCAATACATAACTACCAAACTTGCAACCACAAAAAATGTTTCACAGTTAGATCAATCATCACCagagcaacaacaacaatcacaacaacagcaaccaCAGCAAACAGAACAGATATCAGAAATAAAGAAAGGGTTAGATCTCAATAAACTTGAATTATCTGAATCTGAACGTTTACTTGCTGAACAAGATAATGAATTCAAAGAACAATGTAATATTAGAAAAGACGCAATTATCAagttgaatcaattgaaagaagCTAAACgagaaattgaacaaaaattgaCTGAATTAGATTGTCAAagaatgaaattattaggGAAAGATCGACTTTACAATAGATATTGGTggtttgaaaataatggaTTGCCAAATTTGCATTCTGGTGGGaacaataatgatgaagatgatgatgatgatgaaaacaATGACAATAATAAGAAAGATGAAggtgaaaatgaaaatgaaaatgaagataaagGAGAAAATGTTGATagtgataatgaaaatgaagaagttgatgatgatgttcaTGATGAAACTTATCTTATGGGGAGATTATGGGTCCAAGGTCCTtccaataatgatattgcTATACATTTTAAAACTGATTTAAAGGATGCACAAGAATTTCTGaataaaattgacaaaataAGACTTGAAAATGATGGACAAGAGCTTGACAATGGAAAAGTTAATGAAGagaataacaacaacaccaccaccaccaacgGTAACACGAACAACAACTCtaacagcagcagcaacagcagcagcaacaataaagtgaagaaattgaattttagTAAACTTCCATCACAACTCATCACAACCGTGCGGGATTCATTTGCGCTTGATATTAAAGAGAAGGAGATTTTCACTCAAAGTGgagaaaaattaattgatgaagaaggaTCATTTATGGTTCCACTTGCAAAATTGTCTAATTTACAACGTAAAtgtattgaagaatttcCTGATCCATTAATGACAGGACTGGATTGGAGATATTATGATAAACCTGAAGATATTactaaattaatttcatgGTTAAATCCATGGGGTAAACGAGAATCATTACTTCGAAAAGAATTATCACTTGTTAAAGAAGCCATTATATCTAGTATGGAAGCGAGAAGAAAAGCGCTTTGGATAGATCAAACCCCACCtgaagaattagaaataTCTGATAATattaagaaattaaaaacaaaattatttggaGGCAGTGGAGACGATAATGAGAATGAAAATCATTTGAAAGATAAGACTGATGCTgctgaagaagatgacgaTGTAATACTAACCTCTAGTGCTAAACGTGCAAGGAGATCAACTGGTTCTAGGAAAAGACAAAAAGTCGTCACTGTTCAAGATGCTTTAGAATTTGGTGAACCAGAagatataaataaaatgattaaagaattagaaaaagaattaattgaaaagaaagataatCGAGAAATCAATCGAGTATTAGAATGGGTTAATTCTCGAGCTTtagatttatttgaaaaatcattatATGAAGGTGGagataaacaaaaatcaaataaatcaaaacaaaaaaagaaataa